Within the Sulfitobacter sp. JL08 genome, the region GCGCGCCGTTCCAGCGTTTCAAGCCGTTTCGCAACGGAATCTGCAACCGACTTACCGAACCCCGCATCCGTCGTGATCAGGATCGACTGCGCACTTTCGTCGTGTTCGGCCTGCGACATCAGATCAAGCGCGATCCAGTCCGGATTGTTATCGCCATCCGCGATCACCAGAATTTCCGACGGTCCCGCGATCATATCAATGCCGACCTTGCCGAACACGCGCCGTTTGGCGGCCGCCACATAGGCATTTCCCGGCCCGGTGATCTTGTCCACGGGCGCAATCGTTTCAGTTCCGTAAGCCAGTGCGGCAATCGCCTGCGCCCCGCCAATGCGGTAGATTTCATCAACACCGGCAAGGCGTGCGGCCTGCAAAACCAGCGGATTGGTCTTGCCATCCGGTGTCGGCACCACAATGGCCAACCGTTCAACCCCCGCGACCTTTGCAGGGATAGCATTCATCAGCACCGAAGACGGGTATGAGGCAATACCACCGGGTACATAAAGTCCGGCGGCACTTACCGGTGTCCAGCGCCACCCAAGCTGTGCACCGGTTGGATCGGTCCAACTGGCATCTTCGGGCATCTGCCGCCGATGATAGGCATCGATACGTTCTGCCGCCAGTTCCAGCGCCGCGCGGTCTTGCGGCGCGACTTTGGCGCATTCGGCGTCCACCTCGCCCTTGGTAAAGGCAAGCGTGTCCGGCGAAAGCTGCAAACGATCAAATCTGGCTGTCAGTTCGATCAGCGCAGCATCCCCACGCGTGCGCACATCCGCGATGATGTCTGCAACCGTGGCATCAACGTCCGGGCTGTCCTCGCGCTTGGCGCCCAACAGGTCCGCAAAATGTGCCTCAAAATCGGGTTCGGAAAAGTTCAGAAAAACTGGCATGATCGCTCCGCTGTTCAGGGGGGACATAGCGGGCCGCACTTGCAGGCTCAAGCCCGCAAGGCGCTATGCGTCAATCTTCAGCACATAATGCAGATCGTCCTGATACCGGTCAGCCAGGCGCACGGCCCGCGGCATACGCCCCGCCAGTACAAATCCCGCGCGTTCGTAAAACCGGATCGCATGCGGATTGTCACATGCGACGTAGAGTTCAAGCTGGACAATTCCGCGGGCTTTCGCCTGAATGATCGCCGCGTTCAGCAGTTGATGCGCCGCGCCGCTGCCTTGCCAGTCCGGACGCACATAAACCGCATTTATCCATGCCCGGTGCGCCAGTGCCGTTCTGGTTTCAGGATCCAGTGACAAGACCGCCGCCAGATCCCGATCCGAATACGCACCTAGTACGCACCCCTGATCCAGCATCTTTGACACATCGGCATCTTTTTTCTGACGTTCCTCGGCGTATGTGGTCAAGAACGCCTCGGGCAATCGCTGCAAGGCTTCAAGCCTGATGTCCCGCCAGTCCGCCAGATCGTCCGCAGTCAGGCGTCGAATGATCATAAAGGGTGATCCGGTACTTTCTTTGAGGGTGCCAGATAGGGCCGCGTCACATCGCGCAGCGATACATCCAAGGCTTCGACTTCAAGCCTGATCGCGCCGTCACCTGCCAAAGTCAAGCCCACGTACCCCGCCCCATCCGCACCCGGTTCGAACGTCACGGACAAAAGCGACAGGATTGTATCCTTGTCTGACCGGTCAATGCCCTGCGACGCGACATTCAGCACCTGATCGATCACCAAAAGCGATTGGACACGTTCAACCTTCCGTTTACGCGCCTTGGCTGCATCGGCATCTTCCCAGCGAAATCGGTTCAGCAACACGGCAAACCGGCGATCCGCCGCACGCCAGGTCATTTCAGTGATCGGAAATACTGCATCCTGCGCCAGTGATGAAATCACCTTGAGATCTTCGGCGTCCAGCCCGCCAAGGTTCAGCGGCGCTTCGCGTCCGTCTTCGAATGTTGCGTCCTGTGTCACTTGTCTTTGATCCGTTCTATTCTGGCGCCGACACCTTCGAGCTTGCGCACCACATGTTCATACCCGCGATCCAAATGATAGACCCGGCTGACAACGGTTTCACCCTGCGCCGCCAAACCCGCCAGAATAAGCGATACCGACGCCCGCAGATCAGTGGCCATCACCGGCGCGCCTTTCAGTTGCTTGACACCGGTCACGCGGGCCGTGCCGCCGTGCACATCGATCCTGGCCCCCATCCGTATGAGCTCGGGCGCATGCATAAAGCGATTTTCAAAGATCTTTTCTTCCAGAACCGAAGTGCCGTCTGCCGTGCAAAGCAACGCCATCATCTGCGCCTGCAAATCTGTCGGGAACCCGGGGAATGGTTCGGTGACCACATCAACCGCCTTGATCACGTCGTCACGCCGGCGCACCACCAGCCCCGTTTGTGTTTCGCTCACGTCGATACCGGCCTGGTCCAGCTTTTCACAAAACGCAGCCAGCAGATCCATCCGGCCACCCAGCAGTTCCACCTCTCCGCCACAGATCGCTGGGGCCAGCATGTAGGTACCCAATTCAATCCGGTCGGTCACGACGGGATGGGTCGCGCCGTTCAAACGGTCCACGCCCTGAATTGTGATTGTCGATGTACCGTCCCCTTCGATCTGTGCCCCCATCTTGCGCAGACAGGTGGCAAGATCCACGATTTCAGGTTCACGGGCCGCGTTGTTGATCACGGTCGTTCCCTTGGCCAGCGTGGCCGCCATAAGCGCATTTTCGGTTGCGCCAACCGATACGATCGGGAAATTGATTGTGCCGCCACGCAATCCCTTCATGGCCTTGGCATGCACATAACCGTCTTTCAGATCCAGTTCTGCGCCCAATGCTTCCAGTGCCTTCAGATGCAGATCAACCGGGCGCGCGCCGATGGCGCATCCGCCCGGCAAGGAAACGATGGCATGGCCGTCGCGCGCCAGCATCGGCCCCAGAACAAGGATCGACGCGCGCATTTTGCGTACGATATCATAGTGTGCCGTGTGGTTGTTGATATCGTGGCTCGACATTGCCAACACCTGACCATCCTGCAACTGAGTGACTTCAGCACCCAGTGACGCCAGCAATTCCGTCATGGTCTTAATATCGCTCAATCGCGGCGTGTTGGTCAGGGTCAGGGGCTCTTCACTCAGCAAGGTTGCCGGCATCAGAGTCAGACAGGCGTTTTTGGCACCCGCGATCGGAATTTTTCCTTTCAACGGGCCGTTGCCAGTCACTACAATTGAATCCATCTGCTCTATTCCTCGGGTTTTCCGGCCATGTCCTGCTGCGCCGGGCGTGTTATGTTTGCGCCGTTATCGGTTTTCTCTGTGTTTTGCACCGCATTTCTGGCCCGCATTTGTGCTTTGCGCTTCGCCAGATTTTCCTTGAGCGCCGACTTCAGCCTGTCTTCGCGCGATTGTTTTGGTGCCGGCCCCGGTTTTGCGTTGCGGTCAGAGGGTTTTTTGTTTGCCATAGCCGATGTCTATAGCACCGCCCCGAAAGGGTCCAGATTGCGCTTGCGTGACCGGTGATTTGCGTCTAATCACCCGCCAAATCGTTCGGGCGCTGCCCCGAATGCAAGATGCTGTGGTAGCTCAGTGGTAGAGCACACCCTTGGTAAGGGTGAGGTCGAGAGTTCAATCCTCTCTCACAGCACCATCCTTTCTCATGTATTATCAGATATATAAAGGAAAACAGCTACTTAAAGGACGGAACTCCTACACGGGAGACCTACACAGTGGCCCTCATCATGCCTACACCAATCAAAGACAAAAAGAGTGGCATCTACTACCTTCGGGTGCGCGTTCCGGTGGACCTTGTGGCAAAATACGGACAAGCGGAGGTTTCAAAGTCGCTGCGAACACGAGAGCCGAGTGAGGCCAAAGAACGCTTTGCAGCGGAATACGCGGTTGTTCAGAAGCGCTGGGCGGCTTTAAGAGCCAAGCCCGAACCTCTGCCTCTGAAACGCATCGTGAGTCTGGCTGGTCGGGTCTATGACAATGTGATGGCATCCTTAGAGAACGAACCCGGAGAAACTGTGATTTGGCAACAGGTCCAACGCTTGAATTCTCAGGCGGGAACTGATGATGCGAAGCTAAGGACCGTATTACAAGGCTCATTGAGGACCTTGAAAGCAACCTATCAAGTGACCGCAAGGTTTTCCTGTGTTGC harbors:
- the hisD gene encoding histidinol dehydrogenase, whose product is MPVFLNFSEPDFEAHFADLLGAKREDSPDVDATVADIIADVRTRGDAALIELTARFDRLQLSPDTLAFTKGEVDAECAKVAPQDRAALELAAERIDAYHRRQMPEDASWTDPTGAQLGWRWTPVSAAGLYVPGGIASYPSSVLMNAIPAKVAGVERLAIVVPTPDGKTNPLVLQAARLAGVDEIYRIGGAQAIAALAYGTETIAPVDKITGPGNAYVAAAKRRVFGKVGIDMIAGPSEILVIADGDNNPDWIALDLMSQAEHDESAQSILITTDAGFGKSVADSVAKRLETLERRAIAGASWRDFGAVIAVPDLATAAALSNRIAPEHLELCVADPDALAADITHAGAIFLGQWTPEAIGDYVGGPNHVLPTARSARFSSGLSVMDFLKRTTLARMTPESLRAIGPSAERLARSESLEAHGLSVRARLDHLND
- a CDS encoding GNAT family N-acetyltransferase: MIIRRLTADDLADWRDIRLEALQRLPEAFLTTYAEERQKKDADVSKMLDQGCVLGAYSDRDLAAVLSLDPETRTALAHRAWINAVYVRPDWQGSGAAHQLLNAAIIQAKARGIVQLELYVACDNPHAIRFYERAGFVLAGRMPRAVRLADRYQDDLHYVLKIDA
- a CDS encoding DUF2948 family protein, giving the protein MTQDATFEDGREAPLNLGGLDAEDLKVISSLAQDAVFPITEMTWRAADRRFAVLLNRFRWEDADAAKARKRKVERVQSLLVIDQVLNVASQGIDRSDKDTILSLLSVTFEPGADGAGYVGLTLAGDGAIRLEVEALDVSLRDVTRPYLAPSKKVPDHPL
- the murA gene encoding UDP-N-acetylglucosamine 1-carboxyvinyltransferase, coding for MDSIVVTGNGPLKGKIPIAGAKNACLTLMPATLLSEEPLTLTNTPRLSDIKTMTELLASLGAEVTQLQDGQVLAMSSHDINNHTAHYDIVRKMRASILVLGPMLARDGHAIVSLPGGCAIGARPVDLHLKALEALGAELDLKDGYVHAKAMKGLRGGTINFPIVSVGATENALMAATLAKGTTVINNAAREPEIVDLATCLRKMGAQIEGDGTSTITIQGVDRLNGATHPVVTDRIELGTYMLAPAICGGEVELLGGRMDLLAAFCEKLDQAGIDVSETQTGLVVRRRDDVIKAVDVVTEPFPGFPTDLQAQMMALLCTADGTSVLEEKIFENRFMHAPELIRMGARIDVHGGTARVTGVKQLKGAPVMATDLRASVSLILAGLAAQGETVVSRVYHLDRGYEHVVRKLEGVGARIERIKDK
- a CDS encoding DUF6538 domain-containing protein: MALIMPTPIKDKKSGIYYLRVRVPVDLVAKYGQAEVSKSLRTREPSEAKERFAAEYAVVQKRWAALRAKPEPLPLKRIVSLAGRVYDNVMASLENEPGETVIWQQVQRLNSQAGTDDAKLRTVLQGSLRTLKATYQVTARFSCVAIKPLSLSPRRSTRSSQGST